One genomic window of Nakamurella panacisegetis includes the following:
- a CDS encoding zinc ribbon domain-containing protein: MAVTELVCPSCGESNSPMTEFCNSCNTYLAWDPANGPDERTVLLPVGGVPAVRPGTSPPAVDPGSGRRAGERLRIAVEPTTISVIPGLEPAMVSVHVINLSSVVDRFTVELLSAPPFVTAVPAEVRLLPNADQSVDLRIGLVPAPMAPAGRYPIDLRVRSSAHQGVAVSQRVDLTVGVVDGPVTLTVTPSIVRVRDTSGGQTELLAENTGGNRPLSLRLEGSDPERLVRFIFEPARLDIPPGGQATARVRLQAPEPPPGQELTRSFTVTAIEGTREFTTTGTFTQASTAQQVDLRLEPSVTKIRDVGAATIRLVAAVAGGPRPVRLTLQGSDDERAVRFTFTPPVLVVPPGGAGVCTVRLEAPEPEPGQEISRRFTIGAHDGRGEIAATGTLTQSTSAQNLALWLEPNILRVRDAGAGYLNVVLDNRSGRRPQTVTLSGSDPERAVRFGFGPPVVQIGPGEILTAQLRVDAALPPDGQEVERPLTVVGTSHDGRRVEGTGSFVQTSSASILELRLDPSVVRIQDASDAVVTLIADNRESIVPARIQLEGSDPERAVRFDFQPSWLDIPPGGWASSRLHLRASRPERGKELTRQITVTAVDERREVSTTGSLIQTSSDRRPMIGRLLTLLGCLLMIAGVFLPWTTAPRRITGINFSLPEFAEDTNISLKPLHTSAEQLRHVPAALISAGLIVLLFATLTLFGLTGTKGRLIRTMAMLGFLFVVGFSLAFVVRADTFGPGIGLIMVATGAVCAFAGGVVGRR; the protein is encoded by the coding sequence ATGGCAGTGACGGAACTCGTGTGCCCGTCGTGCGGTGAGAGCAACTCGCCCATGACGGAGTTCTGCAACTCCTGCAACACCTATCTGGCCTGGGACCCGGCGAACGGGCCCGATGAACGTACGGTTCTGCTCCCGGTCGGCGGAGTGCCCGCAGTGCGACCTGGCACCTCCCCGCCGGCCGTCGACCCGGGGTCCGGACGACGGGCCGGCGAGCGGCTCCGGATCGCCGTCGAGCCCACGACGATCTCGGTCATCCCCGGCCTGGAGCCGGCCATGGTCTCGGTGCACGTGATCAACCTGTCCAGCGTCGTCGACCGCTTCACCGTCGAGCTCCTGTCGGCGCCCCCCTTCGTCACCGCCGTCCCGGCGGAGGTGCGCCTCCTGCCGAACGCCGATCAATCGGTGGACCTGCGCATCGGCCTGGTGCCGGCTCCGATGGCGCCGGCCGGGCGATATCCGATCGATCTGCGGGTGCGCTCCTCCGCCCACCAGGGCGTCGCGGTCTCGCAGCGGGTGGACCTGACGGTCGGTGTGGTGGACGGCCCGGTGACGCTCACCGTCACGCCCAGCATCGTCCGGGTCCGGGACACGTCGGGCGGTCAGACCGAACTGCTGGCCGAGAACACCGGCGGCAATCGCCCGCTGAGCCTGCGGCTGGAAGGATCTGACCCGGAACGGCTCGTGCGCTTCATCTTCGAGCCCGCACGGCTCGACATTCCGCCCGGCGGCCAGGCCACGGCCAGGGTCCGGCTGCAGGCACCGGAACCGCCGCCCGGCCAGGAACTGACGCGGTCCTTCACGGTGACCGCCATCGAGGGCACGCGCGAGTTCACCACCACCGGAACCTTCACTCAGGCCAGCACCGCCCAGCAGGTGGACCTTCGACTCGAGCCCAGCGTGACGAAGATCCGCGACGTCGGCGCGGCCACCATCCGCCTGGTGGCCGCCGTGGCCGGAGGTCCGAGGCCGGTGCGGTTGACCCTGCAGGGTTCCGATGACGAGCGAGCCGTGCGTTTCACCTTCACCCCGCCGGTGCTGGTCGTCCCGCCCGGCGGGGCCGGGGTGTGCACCGTGCGCCTGGAGGCGCCCGAGCCAGAACCGGGACAGGAGATCTCCCGCCGGTTCACCATCGGCGCCCACGACGGCCGCGGAGAGATCGCCGCCACCGGCACGCTGACCCAGTCGACCTCGGCCCAGAACCTGGCCCTGTGGCTGGAACCGAACATCCTGCGCGTCCGGGACGCCGGCGCCGGATATCTGAACGTGGTGCTGGACAACCGATCCGGACGGCGTCCGCAGACCGTGACGCTGTCCGGCTCCGACCCCGAGCGGGCGGTGCGCTTCGGATTCGGACCACCGGTCGTCCAGATCGGGCCGGGCGAGATCCTCACCGCCCAACTGCGCGTGGACGCCGCTCTCCCGCCCGACGGCCAGGAGGTCGAACGGCCCCTGACCGTGGTCGGGACCAGCCACGACGGCCGCCGGGTGGAAGGGACTGGATCGTTCGTCCAGACATCCTCGGCATCCATCCTGGAGCTTCGGCTCGACCCCAGTGTGGTGCGGATCCAGGACGCCTCCGACGCCGTCGTCACCCTGATCGCCGACAACCGGGAGAGCATTGTCCCGGCCCGCATCCAGCTCGAAGGATCCGACCCGGAACGGGCCGTCCGCTTCGACTTCCAGCCGTCGTGGCTGGACATACCGCCCGGCGGATGGGCCTCGTCGCGCCTGCACCTGCGCGCCTCCCGCCCCGAGCGGGGCAAGGAACTGACCCGGCAGATCACCGTCACCGCGGTGGACGAGCGCCGCGAGGTGTCGACCACCGGCAGCCTGATCCAGACGTCGTCGGACCGGCGCCCGATGATCGGACGGCTCCTCACCCTGCTCGGCTGCCTGCTGATGATCGCCGGTGTCTTCCTGCCCTGGACCACCGCCCCACGGCGGATCACCGGCATCAACTTCTCCCTTCCGGAGTTCGCCGAGGACACCAACATCAGCCTGAAGCCGCTGCACACCAGCGCCGAGCAACTGCGCCACGTCCCGGCCGCGTTGATCTCGGCGGGCCTGATCGTCCTGCTGTTCGCGACGTTGACGCTGTTCGGTCTGACCGGCACCAAGGGTCGATTGATCCGGACCATGGCGATGCTCGGATTCCTGTTCGTGGTCGGGTTCTCACTGGCCTTCGTCGTGCGAGCCGACACGTTCGGCCCCGGCATCGGGTTGATCATGGTGGCCACCGGCGCGGTGTGCGCATTCGCCGGCGGCGTGGTGGGGCGTCGCTGA
- a CDS encoding DUF4255 domain-containing protein: MISEVDSALRALIEREAADSSDVEVVLDAPTKEWAGRRNVPTIDVYLYDIREDLRRRERGLINEYSDDRVVSRRLPPRYFSLSYLVTAWTQRPEDEHRLLASLLACFLRHDALPGDVLTGSLADIGLPVPVSVALPPPEDRSFADVWTALGGELKPSLDVVVSAPTDSGRSYPAASEVQAPLTVGLQGVDGRAPAETRRARVRRAR, encoded by the coding sequence GTGATCTCCGAGGTGGACAGCGCCCTGCGCGCGCTGATCGAGCGGGAGGCGGCCGACTCGTCGGACGTGGAAGTCGTGCTGGACGCACCGACCAAGGAATGGGCCGGGCGGCGCAACGTCCCGACCATCGACGTCTACCTCTACGACATCCGCGAGGACCTGCGTCGCCGGGAGCGGGGCCTGATCAACGAGTATTCCGACGACCGGGTGGTCAGCCGCCGGCTGCCGCCCCGCTATTTCAGCCTGTCGTACCTGGTGACCGCCTGGACCCAGCGGCCGGAGGACGAGCACCGGCTGCTCGCCTCCCTGCTGGCCTGCTTCCTGCGCCACGACGCGCTGCCGGGCGACGTGCTGACCGGATCCCTGGCCGACATCGGACTGCCGGTCCCCGTGTCGGTGGCCCTGCCACCACCGGAGGACCGGTCGTTCGCCGACGTCTGGACGGCACTGGGCGGCGAGCTCAAGCCGTCGCTGGACGTCGTCGTGTCGGCGCCGACCGACAGCGGCCGTTCCTACCCGGCCGCGAGCGAGGTTCAGGCCCCGCTGACCGTCGGCCTGCAAGGCGTCGACGGCCGCGCGCCGGCCGAGACGAGAAGGGCCCGGGTCCGCCGTGCTCGATGA
- a CDS encoding ATP-binding protein, with amino-acid sequence MLDDRSAVVAQPAGVAHLLARARRLETEVRRLIEHRRRNDPAPDDPFRGLYLSEAAIEHVLSEPDPVPPADRDGLRVVEAAADEDERVGGPSRLRLLARRAELTELDVELLLVALVPDLDSRFEKLYAYLNDDVTRRRATIGLALELLRIPATDGAARARLHAAAPLVRTGLLTIEEPDRPFLSRGLRIPDRVTAHLLGDDTPDEQLLELLTERRPLDGPLVGALADCLLAGEPLVYVRESAPGTGTGLVVAAATRAGRPLIGLDLTRWPPYPPTADLVTVVAREAALTGGLVLAHPIEALAAVPGALQRLSAIGLPLALVGSVHWDPSWSSLVPLIVPAGQMSAGTRTGLWRHALARTDDDGALAAWTESASGAQLVLGPDQIDRAVSAATALARFQRTPLDAGLLRRGAMAQNAAGLERLARRIEPAVGWPDLVLPPATIGQLQEVSIRARNRDRVLAHWRMRPGGGRGRGVLALFAGDSGTGKTMAAEVIAADLGLDLYTVNLATVVDKYVGETEKNLERIFAEAGGVNAVLLFDEADAVFGKRSEVRDAHDRYANIESAYLLQRMESFDGLAILSTNLRSNIDEAFTRRLDSVIDFPAPDEAARAALWHRCLAPPLPCAPDLDLDFCARSFSLSGGNIRSAAITAAYLAAGAGRPVQMSDLVSAIAQEYRKLGRLVLDREFAPYTARSTAR; translated from the coding sequence GTGCTCGATGACCGGTCCGCGGTCGTCGCGCAGCCGGCGGGCGTGGCCCACCTACTGGCCCGGGCCCGCCGGCTGGAAACGGAGGTCCGCCGGCTGATCGAGCACCGGCGCCGCAACGACCCGGCGCCGGATGATCCGTTCCGGGGTCTGTACCTGTCCGAAGCGGCGATCGAACACGTGCTGTCGGAACCGGACCCGGTGCCGCCCGCCGATCGGGATGGGCTTCGGGTGGTGGAGGCCGCGGCCGACGAGGACGAACGGGTCGGCGGACCGTCGAGGCTGCGCCTCCTGGCCCGCCGGGCCGAATTGACCGAACTGGACGTCGAGCTGCTGCTGGTGGCATTGGTTCCCGACCTGGACAGCCGGTTCGAGAAGCTCTACGCCTACCTGAACGACGACGTCACCCGCCGCCGGGCCACCATCGGCCTGGCCCTGGAACTGTTGCGGATACCGGCCACCGACGGTGCCGCCCGAGCCCGGCTGCACGCCGCGGCGCCGCTGGTGCGGACCGGACTGCTGACCATCGAGGAACCGGACCGCCCATTCCTGAGCCGCGGACTGCGGATTCCGGACCGGGTGACCGCGCACCTGCTCGGCGACGACACCCCCGACGAGCAACTGCTGGAGCTCCTGACCGAGCGCCGTCCGCTCGACGGCCCGCTGGTCGGCGCCCTGGCCGATTGCCTGCTGGCCGGCGAGCCTCTGGTGTACGTCCGGGAATCGGCCCCGGGTACCGGCACCGGACTGGTGGTGGCGGCGGCGACCCGCGCCGGCCGCCCGTTGATCGGTCTCGACCTGACCCGCTGGCCGCCCTACCCGCCGACCGCCGACCTGGTGACGGTCGTCGCCCGCGAGGCCGCCCTGACCGGCGGCCTGGTGCTGGCCCATCCGATCGAAGCCCTGGCCGCCGTACCCGGTGCGCTCCAACGCCTGTCGGCGATCGGGCTCCCCCTCGCCCTGGTCGGCTCGGTCCACTGGGACCCGTCATGGAGCTCCCTGGTGCCGCTGATCGTGCCCGCCGGTCAGATGAGCGCGGGAACCAGGACCGGGCTGTGGCGACACGCCCTGGCCCGCACCGACGACGACGGCGCACTGGCCGCCTGGACCGAGAGCGCGTCCGGCGCGCAGCTGGTGCTCGGGCCGGACCAGATCGACCGGGCGGTGAGTGCGGCCACCGCCCTGGCCCGGTTCCAGCGGACCCCGCTGGACGCGGGATTGCTGCGGCGGGGCGCCATGGCCCAGAACGCGGCCGGCCTGGAGCGGCTGGCCCGGCGGATCGAACCGGCCGTCGGATGGCCCGATCTCGTCCTGCCACCCGCCACCATCGGGCAGTTGCAGGAGGTGTCGATCCGCGCCCGGAACCGGGACCGGGTCCTCGCCCACTGGCGGATGCGGCCGGGCGGAGGGCGTGGTCGTGGCGTGCTGGCGCTCTTCGCCGGGGACTCGGGCACCGGCAAGACGATGGCCGCCGAGGTGATCGCGGCCGATCTCGGACTGGACCTCTACACGGTGAACCTGGCCACCGTGGTCGACAAGTACGTCGGCGAGACCGAGAAGAATCTGGAACGCATCTTCGCCGAGGCCGGCGGGGTCAACGCGGTGCTGCTGTTCGACGAGGCGGACGCGGTGTTCGGCAAGCGCAGCGAGGTCCGTGACGCCCACGACCGTTACGCGAACATCGAGAGTGCCTACCTGCTGCAGCGGATGGAGTCCTTCGACGGGCTGGCCATCCTCTCGACCAACCTCCGGTCCAACATCGACGAGGCGTTCACCCGCCGGCTCGACTCGGTCATCGACTTCCCGGCCCCGGACGAGGCAGCCCGGGCGGCCCTCTGGCATCGGTGCCTGGCGCCCCCACTGCCGTGCGCACCGGACCTGGACCTGGACTTCTGCGCCCGGTCGTTCAGCCTGTCCGGCGGCAACATCCGGTCCGCGGCGATCACCGCCGCCTATCTGGCCGCCGGTGCCGGCCGTCCGGTGCAGATGAGCGATCTGGTGTCGGCCATCGCCCAGGAGTACCGCAAGCTGGGTCGGCTCGTCCTGGATCGGGAGTTCGCCCCCTACACGGCCCGGTCCACGGCACGGTGA
- a CDS encoding helix-turn-helix transcriptional regulator, translated as MAGNETSAHPEDLVPAPIPTYVYADDPILQAGVASQLRMRPEIRVLGPGEIDAAEVAVIVADTLDEEVTRVLRAVQRGGVPRTVLVARVIDDATLVAAAEAGVAGLLRRTEATPDLLVRTVMKVASGGGEIPADLIGRLLGQVGRLQRQVLAPRGLAFSGLSDREAQVLRMVADGHDTAAIAAELCYSQRTVKNVLHDLTTRLQLKNRSHAVAYAVREGLI; from the coding sequence ATGGCCGGCAACGAAACATCTGCTCACCCGGAGGATCTCGTGCCCGCTCCCATCCCGACCTACGTGTACGCCGACGACCCGATCCTGCAGGCCGGGGTGGCCAGCCAGCTGCGGATGCGCCCGGAGATCAGAGTGCTCGGTCCGGGCGAGATCGACGCGGCCGAAGTGGCCGTGATCGTCGCCGACACGCTCGACGAGGAGGTGACCAGGGTGCTCCGGGCGGTCCAGCGCGGCGGCGTGCCGCGGACCGTACTGGTGGCCAGGGTGATCGACGACGCCACGTTGGTCGCCGCCGCCGAAGCCGGGGTGGCCGGGCTGCTGCGCCGAACCGAGGCCACCCCCGACCTGTTGGTGCGGACCGTGATGAAGGTGGCCTCCGGTGGCGGCGAGATCCCGGCCGACCTGATCGGCCGACTGCTCGGCCAGGTGGGCCGACTGCAGCGGCAGGTCCTCGCCCCGCGCGGTCTGGCCTTCTCCGGTCTGAGCGACCGTGAGGCGCAGGTGCTCCGCATGGTCGCCGACGGCCACGACACCGCCGCCATCGCGGCCGAGCTGTGCTACAGCCAGCGGACGGTGAAGAACGTTCTGCACGATCTGACCACCCGGCTCCAGTTGAAGAACCGGTCCCATGCCGTCGCCTACGCCGTGCGGGAGGGGTTGATCTGA
- a CDS encoding eCIS core domain-containing protein, producing MHDHDHERAGSALRPKASRIEPEPSSPMWQAAGQGRPDVLGPAGLMGLQRMVGNAGVGSVLEPDASPVHDVLSSGGAPLASDVRSDMEAALGHDFSDVRVHTDGAAHQSARAVNAQAYTVGHDVVFQQGRYEPSSEAGRHMLAHELTHVVQQRNGPVEGTDSGNGVRVSDPGDRFEREAAATADAAMSGPVTAGGPTTVPGAGAAVQREEVTEEDEVQTYVQREDETEEVES from the coding sequence ATGCACGACCACGACCACGAACGGGCCGGCTCCGCCCTGCGTCCTAAGGCCTCTCGGATCGAACCGGAGCCGTCGTCGCCGATGTGGCAGGCGGCCGGTCAGGGGCGTCCGGATGTCCTCGGTCCGGCCGGACTGATGGGTCTACAGCGGATGGTGGGCAACGCCGGCGTCGGGTCGGTACTCGAGCCGGATGCGTCACCGGTGCACGACGTGCTGTCCTCGGGCGGTGCCCCCTTGGCCTCCGACGTCCGTTCGGACATGGAAGCGGCACTGGGACATGACTTTTCCGACGTTCGGGTGCACACCGACGGGGCCGCTCACCAGTCGGCGAGGGCGGTGAACGCGCAGGCCTACACGGTCGGCCACGACGTCGTGTTCCAACAGGGCCGGTACGAACCCTCGTCGGAGGCGGGCCGGCACATGCTGGCCCACGAATTGACCCACGTCGTCCAACAGCGCAACGGACCGGTCGAGGGCACTGATTCCGGAAACGGGGTCAGGGTCAGCGATCCGGGCGACCGGTTCGAACGGGAGGCGGCGGCGACCGCCGACGCCGCCATGTCCGGCCCGGTGACCGCCGGGGGCCCGACCACCGTGCCGGGGGCGGGCGCCGCCGTCCAGCGCGAGGAAGTGACCGAGGAGGACGAGGTGCAGACCTACGTCCAACGGGAGGACGAGACGGAGGAAGTCGAGTCCTGA
- a CDS encoding phage tail sheath family protein, with amino-acid sequence MPTYLSPGVYIDEVDSGSRPIEGVGTAVAAFVGLAEQGPFNSPTLVSNWTQFTNAFGGFVVGSYLAQSVYAYFQNGGGNAYVVRIGAEPGNGNGRAHRPELAGPQAVSGGYRFVALDAGTPEGQLTVDIRGPEGDAPEGTFKLVVRQGEQVLEEFDRLGTGRGRQNLATAVNAGSKLIKIEEAASGAALVAPPIGASVTLTAPPPPAAVPSARLSSEDYVGDVSERTGFSGLEAIDEVTMVCVPDLMSAYQQGAIDLETVQSVQLAMIAHCELMGDRIAILDPPPGLNAQQVKEWRVDKAGYDSKFAALYWPWVKATDPASQSNIYMPPSGFVAGIWGRNDDTRGVHKAPANEVVRGAISLEVQITKNEHDLLNPVGINALRSFPGRGIRIWGARTLSSDPAWRYLNVRRLFNYLEESILAGTNWVVFEPNDDALWAKIRRTLSAFLVMEWRKGALFGRTPDEAFYVKCDRETNPAEGIDAGQVVCQIGVAPVKPAEFVIFQLSQFSGGTSLVSE; translated from the coding sequence ATGCCGACCTACCTCTCCCCCGGGGTCTACATCGACGAGGTCGATTCCGGATCCCGTCCGATCGAAGGCGTCGGCACCGCCGTCGCCGCCTTCGTCGGGCTCGCCGAACAGGGGCCGTTCAACAGCCCGACCCTGGTCAGCAACTGGACGCAGTTCACCAACGCCTTCGGCGGTTTCGTCGTCGGCTCCTACCTGGCCCAGTCGGTCTACGCCTACTTCCAGAACGGCGGCGGGAACGCCTACGTCGTCCGGATCGGGGCCGAGCCGGGCAATGGGAACGGCCGCGCCCATCGGCCCGAGTTGGCCGGTCCGCAAGCGGTCTCCGGCGGCTACCGATTCGTCGCCCTGGACGCCGGCACTCCGGAGGGGCAACTCACGGTCGACATCCGCGGACCCGAGGGTGACGCCCCGGAGGGCACCTTCAAGCTCGTGGTGCGACAGGGCGAGCAGGTTCTGGAGGAGTTCGACCGGCTCGGTACGGGACGGGGACGGCAGAACCTGGCCACCGCCGTGAACGCCGGTTCCAAGCTCATCAAGATCGAGGAGGCGGCCAGCGGAGCCGCCCTGGTCGCGCCCCCGATCGGGGCGAGCGTCACGTTGACCGCACCCCCTCCGCCGGCGGCGGTGCCCTCAGCGCGGTTGTCGAGCGAGGACTACGTCGGCGACGTGTCCGAACGCACCGGATTCTCCGGGCTGGAGGCGATCGACGAGGTCACCATGGTCTGCGTCCCGGACCTGATGAGCGCCTACCAGCAGGGCGCGATCGATCTGGAGACAGTCCAGTCGGTGCAGCTGGCCATGATCGCGCACTGCGAACTGATGGGTGACCGGATTGCCATCCTGGACCCACCGCCCGGTCTCAACGCCCAGCAGGTGAAGGAATGGCGGGTCGACAAGGCCGGGTACGACTCGAAGTTCGCCGCGCTGTACTGGCCGTGGGTCAAGGCCACCGACCCGGCATCGCAATCGAACATCTACATGCCGCCGTCCGGATTCGTGGCCGGCATCTGGGGACGCAACGACGACACCCGGGGCGTGCACAAGGCGCCGGCCAACGAGGTCGTGCGAGGCGCCATCTCGCTCGAGGTGCAGATCACCAAGAACGAGCACGACCTGCTGAACCCGGTCGGGATCAACGCTCTGCGGTCCTTCCCCGGCCGCGGCATCCGCATCTGGGGCGCCCGGACGCTGTCCTCCGATCCGGCCTGGCGGTATCTGAACGTTCGACGCCTGTTCAACTATCTCGAGGAATCGATCCTGGCCGGCACCAACTGGGTGGTGTTCGAACCCAACGACGACGCTCTGTGGGCCAAGATCCGGCGCACCTTGTCGGCGTTCCTGGTCATGGAATGGCGCAAGGGTGCACTCTTCGGCCGCACCCCGGACGAGGCGTTCTACGTCAAGTGCGACCGCGAGACCAACCCGGCCGAAGGCATCGACGCCGGGCAGGTCGTCTGCCAGATCGGGGTCGCCCCGGTGAAACCGGCCGAGTTCGTCATCTTCCAGCTCTCGCAGTTCTCCGGCGGCACCAGCTTGGTCAGCGAATAG
- a CDS encoding phage tail protein, which yields MALADFDSSVGHSFGLEIDGIQIKSITEVSGLKMEQDVIELKENGVDGKYVIKKLPGRWKAGEVTLTRGLTDDTSFEQWVKDSQFGKMSDSRKNGAVVVYDYEGNALKRYTLTNAWPKSLEISSLKAGDTSVLTEKLVVTYERMEVG from the coding sequence ATGGCTCTGGCGGATTTTGACTCGAGCGTCGGGCATTCGTTCGGCCTGGAGATCGACGGCATCCAGATCAAATCGATCACCGAGGTGAGCGGTCTGAAGATGGAACAGGATGTGATCGAGCTCAAGGAGAACGGCGTCGACGGCAAGTACGTCATCAAGAAACTCCCCGGACGGTGGAAGGCCGGCGAGGTGACGTTGACCCGCGGCCTCACCGACGACACCAGCTTCGAGCAGTGGGTCAAGGACTCGCAGTTCGGGAAGATGAGCGACTCCCGCAAGAACGGGGCCGTCGTGGTCTACGACTACGAGGGCAACGCGCTCAAGCGGTACACGCTGACCAACGCGTGGCCGAAGAGCCTGGAGATCAGCTCGCTCAAGGCCGGTGACACCAGCGTGCTCACCGAGAAACTGGTGGTCACCTACGAGCGGATGGAGGTCGGCTGA
- a CDS encoding DUF6760 family protein — protein sequence MTTCAPDRLYEEVAYIAYHFHWAADDLLDLEHAERRRYAAEIAKINTRIQKGQ from the coding sequence ATAACGACGTGCGCACCGGACCGGCTGTACGAGGAGGTCGCGTACATCGCCTATCACTTCCATTGGGCGGCCGACGATCTCCTCGATCTCGAACACGCCGAACGGCGCCGGTACGCCGCCGAGATAGCCAAGATCAACACCAGGATCCAGAAGGGGCAGTGA
- a CDS encoding phage tail protein, with amino-acid sequence MDTNDPAVSVCFAVSIDDDDLGVFNSCDGLGIEMVMEQREEGGNNSMVWQLPTRLKYSNVKLSRPIGADSAKLTGWFAKMVNGVQPTTGVISAMSWDDRVVARWSLIGVIPVRWTGPSLNYDSPKVATETLEIAHHGILPGAA; translated from the coding sequence ATGGACACCAACGATCCGGCGGTTAGCGTCTGTTTCGCGGTCAGCATCGACGACGACGATCTCGGCGTCTTCAACAGCTGTGACGGGCTCGGCATCGAGATGGTGATGGAACAACGGGAGGAGGGCGGGAACAACTCGATGGTCTGGCAGTTGCCGACCCGCCTGAAGTACTCCAACGTCAAGCTGTCCCGCCCGATCGGCGCCGATTCGGCCAAGCTCACCGGTTGGTTCGCCAAGATGGTCAACGGCGTGCAGCCGACCACCGGGGTCATCTCGGCCATGTCGTGGGACGACCGCGTGGTCGCCCGGTGGTCGTTGATCGGCGTCATCCCGGTGCGCTGGACCGGCCCGAGCCTGAACTACGACTCGCCCAAGGTGGCCACCGAGACGCTCGAGATCGCCCATCACGGAATCCTTCCCGGGGCGGCGTGA
- a CDS encoding CIS tube protein — protein sequence MGEATALSANAGGTPAAPMPLGGDNRAQIDRASITVHESKPAVGGAALGAQLDKIDFQFNPKELTIAKTAKWERKPAKSAQKAAPPEFKGAEPCKLTLEMFFDASGKHDGSVVAVVEKLFNCCVPSSDKPTASPPLVQFHWGPIKSFPAFITSVSAKYTVFASDGTPIRAVCTVSLEEMPGGKGKQNPTSGSLTTKKVHRMVSGDTLASMAYREYGDATRWRELAEFNDIDDPLRIGSGYTLLLPDAEELTRAEG from the coding sequence ATGGGTGAGGCGACCGCTCTGTCGGCCAACGCGGGCGGGACACCCGCGGCGCCCATGCCGCTCGGCGGCGACAACCGCGCGCAGATCGACCGGGCCAGCATCACCGTCCACGAATCGAAACCGGCGGTCGGCGGGGCCGCCCTCGGAGCCCAACTCGACAAGATCGACTTCCAGTTCAATCCGAAGGAACTGACGATCGCCAAGACGGCCAAGTGGGAACGGAAACCGGCGAAGTCGGCCCAGAAGGCGGCGCCGCCGGAGTTCAAGGGGGCCGAGCCGTGCAAGCTGACCCTGGAGATGTTCTTCGACGCCTCGGGCAAGCACGACGGCAGTGTGGTGGCCGTGGTCGAGAAACTCTTCAACTGCTGCGTTCCGAGCAGCGACAAACCCACCGCGTCGCCCCCCCTGGTGCAGTTCCACTGGGGCCCGATCAAGAGCTTTCCGGCGTTCATCACGTCGGTCAGCGCCAAGTACACGGTGTTCGCCTCCGACGGCACGCCCATCCGCGCCGTGTGCACGGTGTCCCTGGAGGAGATGCCGGGCGGCAAGGGCAAGCAGAACCCGACGTCCGGCAGTCTCACCACCAAGAAGGTGCATCGCATGGTCAGCGGCGACACCCTGGCCTCGATGGCCTACCGCGAGTACGGCGATGCCACCCGATGGCGGGAGCTGGCCGAGTTCAACGACATCGACGACCCGTTGCGCATCGGTTCCGGATACACGCTGTTGCTCCCCGATGCGGAAGAGCTCACTCGCGCGGAAGGTTGA